A window of Gossypium raimondii isolate GPD5lz chromosome 7, ASM2569854v1, whole genome shotgun sequence genomic DNA:
aaattgacacaatgtacaaatattaagggttaaaattactattatatcaattttaaaagctaccAAATTAACGGCGGacaatgaaaaaagaaaaaagttaaataattgagtggtattttataactttttatagttggataaataatatttaaatttgaaggtAAGAAATGTGAGGAGGAATCAGGAActtcataaatcataaaataaaaccaaaaaattttattaatgaatcaTAATGCACAACCCTAACGCTTTTTgagtaaagaaaaaagagggcccaaaaacaagaaaagaagagCCGGAGAAAAGTTGAGCAATAATGATTATTTATTTGCACAGTGAAGACTGAAATGGCAATTGGCAAGTTCACATTTTGATGAAAAAGATCGAATCGATTCCGCTACATCTTATTTTTCAGACACCAATCTAATTAAGCTCTTTAACTTTcctattttctttagtttactgtctctttcctttgttttgtcTCTCAACAAAATGTCCAACCCATCTTCTATAACTGCAACTGCAGCTCTTCTTCTCTCACTCATCTCTACTGTCACTTCCCATTACTCTTCCTCCACCTTCTCTTCTTCCCCACCGGCGCCACAGTCCACCGTCTGGCACTCCGCACGCGCCACTTACTACGCCGCTTCGGATCCTCGCGACGCCGTCGGCGGTGCTTGTGGGTATGGAGACCTAGTCAAGGCTGGGTACGGTATGGCGACTGTGGGTTTAAGTGAAGCTTTGTTTCAGCGTGGACAGATCTGCGGTGCTTGTTTCGAGTTAAGGTGTGTGGACGACCTGCGGTGGTGTATACCTGGGACATCTATCATTGTCACCGCCACAAATTTCTGTGCTCCAAATTATGGGTTCACGGCGGAAGGCGGTGGGCGTTGTAATCCTCCTAACAAACACTTTGTACTTCCCATTGAAGCTTTTGAAAAGATTGCTATTTGGAAAGCTGGCAACATGCCTGTCCAGTATCGAAGGTATACAAATCTGGGTTTCTTACATTGTTGGATTTGTTGGGATAAAACATCTTAAATTCTGTCTCATTTGTCTTAAAACAGGATAAAGTGCAGAAAAGAAGGAGGTGTACGATTCACCATTGATGGCTCAGGGATCTTCGTGTCAGTTCTCATCAGCAATGTTGGAGGCGCTGGTGACATAGTTGCAGTTAAGATTAAAGGTTCAAGAACGGGGTGGTTACCGATGGGTCGGAATTGGGGACAAAATTGGCATATAAATTCTGATCTAAGGAATCAACCACTTTCATTTGAGGTCACTAATAGTGATGGTCTTACACTTACATCTTACAATGTTGCTCCTAAAAATTGGAACTTTGGCCAAACTTTTGAAGGAAAGCAATTCGAGGCCTAAGATGAAAGAAAAGcatcatcatcaacaataaTGTAATGttggttattatttattatatatagagAGACAAGACTGTcctattcttttctttctttttgtttatctGTTGTTTTGTACTGATTGGGGATGGAAATGGAAGGGTAGAATTGGCGACTTTTTTTATTGTGTGTAAGGACTTAAAATAGCAGGATATATCAATTTTGcccaaaatttccattttttcgTAGTTCGATGAGGTTTCACAAAATAGATCCTTCTGGTTGAACTAATGAactaatttaatgtaaaaaatagACGTATTGGATGATTAACAAGAAATTGTATTTGACTTAATGAAGACCATGTCAACCATGGTGATATGCAAACTTAGCTTCACAAATTGCCTTCAAAGCTCTTTAGTCAATAAACTGCAATATGACAACACTACGATGACTGGAGATTGTACATCTCAGACAAGTTTCCAAACATGCACAATTCACTGCAGCTGTtattctttttactattttggaTACTTAGGTGAATGGGAATCACTTCTTCCTAACACATGCAAGCATTTATTACAACAGAAAAGAATGCTGGAGTGTCCTGCAATACATGTCTGCATAACTAACACATAAAAGGGGATTTCAAGTATAGTCAGAAGAAACAAATACAAGATAACACACTATCTACACATCCATGAACCTTCCTTCTAAAAATGTTATACAAATAACATAACACAATTTAGGAAACCTatgacattaaataaaaaatcacgcATAAAAAGCTTTTTATGTCAGGTACATGACAAATGAATCCTGCTACTCCAATCATTCTTATCCACCACCATCTTCTTACCTATAATCGATCTTGTGTAATGTCAATTTACTCGATCTTTCAAACACATGCATCCGTCGATCCGTGCCTTATATCGCCAAACCAATGTAAATGGTTTTCTATCACCTTGCTCAACTTTGAGATGAATATCATCATATCTAACTACATCCTtaaggtgggtttggatgggcgattgagtgcggtgcggtgcgtttagcttactttttgtctcacgctatagtatcgcaacagtatctaatctcaccgccacccctatttttacactaacagcaggtaaacgcaccgcccatccaaactcactctTAGTCTTATCATACATCTATCTTAACATTTGTGTCTCGGCTAGACTAGTGTTTTGTATATATTGCTTCTTGTTACCCCAACATTCCCTACCGTATAGCAAAGCAGGTCTCTTAGAACTGTCCTATAGCAAAGCAGGGCTCTTCTGTCACAAGTCTCCACCTTTAATCCTATAGTTAACATCTCCATTAATCTCTCCTATCTTTCTTAATTATACTGCCCCTAGGTACTTAGAACAACTCTTGACAATCAAATTGCTTCTTCAAATAAATGTACACAGCTATAGACTCGATTTTCAATCTATACTCAATTGCAGTTATACATTGCAAAAAAGAAAGACACTAGAAGATGCAACTAATaatgtacaaaaataaaatttgttcacAAAACTTTAGATTTGAATCAATCAAAGTGTGATGAAGCTATAGTAtacaaacaaatgaatatttggttTTCAAACATGTAAAAAGAAATTGTCATACAAAAAAAGCATACTTGTGTGTTAATCCAAATCAAAGGAAAAAACTGGCAAGAATCAAgcctcttctttctttctcaagGTTGCTGTAAAATAATaggtataataaaaaaacagcTAAGAACAGGATTTAAGAGTAATCAAAGAGTTTGATGAGATTCAATAAGCAATGTATTTAGCATAATCTGAACAGCAGCTTCATAGATAGCTCCATCATAATGCATGCCATCAGATGTACAATGCGGGCCACAATTCCAAGTTAATGACTGAAAATCCAACAAAAACAGAGGGCCACCGGTTTGGCGTAAAAGCTTACTATCACCGAGTGCTTTATCATAGGCATGCCACATTGCATCATTCATCTTCGCCCTCTTCTCCTCTGTGTTCAACATCCCATTGATCAGCACCGGCATCCCGAGCCAAAACAGGTGGGATGACTTGATGGGGACTGAGCCAGTTACCGGTTCATTCATGGCTAACTCAGTTGAAAATGGCAACAAGGAAACTACTTGagtttttaatatatgcaaGTGCAGATCATAATCTGATGCATTGGTGAAATGAAGCATGTGCCAAAGACCAGCACCCATGATCATAACATCAGGGCAATTCTTTTGGGTCTTGAAATTCATCACCAAATTGGTCAAATTCATAACATAAGGTGCCCAAATGAAATCCAATTTCATACCGGTTTCGTTAACTAAAACGCTGTAATCGCTATGCCTTTTGAACAAATCAGCTCGAACTGAATCCATGCGTTGAGATTGAGGACCCAAAATCAGATTTAACAAAGAGAGGGTGAACAATCGTGCTTGTGAATCACCGGCGATGACCACCCAAGAGCCGTTCAGCAAGTCAGAAGCATCAGATTTAGACAATTTCGTA
This region includes:
- the LOC105788795 gene encoding expansin-A13 — its product is MSNPSSITATAALLLSLISTVTSHYSSSTFSSSPPAPQSTVWHSARATYYAASDPRDAVGGACGYGDLVKAGYGMATVGLSEALFQRGQICGACFELRCVDDLRWCIPGTSIIVTATNFCAPNYGFTAEGGGRCNPPNKHFVLPIEAFEKIAIWKAGNMPVQYRRIKCRKEGGVRFTIDGSGIFVSVLISNVGGAGDIVAVKIKGSRTGWLPMGRNWGQNWHINSDLRNQPLSFEVTNSDGLTLTSYNVAPKNWNFGQTFEGKQFEA
- the LOC105788774 gene encoding protein ALTERED XYLOGLUCAN 9; the protein is MLMMMLGAVQLGAAAACVVVLVPMGMAGWHLSRNKMLFFSGALFISLAICVHLTPYFPSVPDFVTSVSSAVVFDHRSSCINLVNEISWEVKPNASFHHFNNTQNSSSIADFYDKRWDWSDSYKLKACEFTKLSKSDASDLLNGSWVVIAGDSQARLFTLSLLNLILGPQSQRMDSVRADLFKRHSDYSVLVNETGMKLDFIWAPYVMNLTNLVMNFKTQKNCPDVMIMGAGLWHMLHFTNASDYDLHLHILKTQVVSLLPFSTELAMNEPVTGSVPIKSSHLFWLGMPVLINGMLNTEEKRAKMNDAMWHAYDKALGDSKLLRQTGGPLFLLDFQSLTWNCGPHCTSDGMHYDGAIYEAAVQIMLNTLLIESHQTL